The Diabrotica undecimpunctata isolate CICGRU chromosome 3, icDiaUnde3, whole genome shotgun sequence genome includes the window tgtatatttatttaacgcaaaaaaaaataaaaatatttttatcagaaagtattaaattaattcaacttttttcatgcataatatgtttgagtgtttttatttttttgttatttttttagacacattatttaattctaagcGGTACGAAGTTCGCCGGTCAACTAGTATTAAGATAAAAATGACACGTGgggtaatattttttatatctcaTGCAAATAAGTAGACTAAGGTATAAGCCGGgataagataaaaaaatttaaaatattatataagaataagcaattaatatatttgttttaatatGACTCACCCACAATGTGATCCAATTTTCCACTTAAAATTCTTCCAGCTACACCAGCTACGTGAGCTCCCAAGGAATGGCCAACAATAGTAATTCTGTTTAAGTCGACTCCAGTATTTTGAACAAGGTGTTCTATTGCATATCCAACGATGTCTCCAATTGCCTCTACATTGTCGTAGGCTATGTTGTAAATTATATTGTCTGCGAACGTACCCCAATCGACAAGAAACATGTTAACGTCATATTTTGACAGATAAGTATCTTTTGTACTTATGAGAGTTTCGGAAGAGTTGTTGTCCATCCATCCATGAATATAGAACACCGTGTCTTTGTCTTTTGAAAAAGCAGATGCGTCGACTTCGTCTTTGTCGGATATGTTTAGACGTGTACCATGAAGTAGGTCTTGTTGAGTAAACAGATAGATTTTAATGTCGGCTTCTGTAGCTTTAAGCGAAGCATAGTCTAagaaaattaattcaaaataaatatctaaataactgacaattaaataatacatatatatatatatatatatatatatatatatatatatatatatatatatatatatatatatatatatatatatatatatatatatatatatttaaccgTGAATGACAAGTTAGAAAAGGATTTCTATAAGaggatatttgttttaaaagttttaacgTTTGGTATTCTTTTCCTCAGGtactgtagcttcctccgtggttatcaTGGCTTCCTAAAGGTTTCAGCGGGTAGTACAATCAAACCTAGAGCTAAAATTAATACTATTAGAGTCTGGACAAGGAATTTCATCAACTTTCGTATTATGAaagtctgagtctttgggttgagattcaGTGAGAGATTGACGTCTGTGGATGCTGCTATTGAtatgattttcgcggtaaccgttttggatgagggcttggtTTAAACTAaaaagctcagcggatctacttgcatcatctaggcgtattgatctggagacaagcgtattaatgactgaattaatttgttaaGTGGGATGATGACAGTTGGCATGCAAATAACAATTGGTATTGGTGGGTTTTCAATAAACAGAGTGATGTAAACCTTGGGATAGGTTTtttttatgataacgtcgagaaacgccAGCGATGAATCAGTTTTCACCACCATCAAGAACTGGATACTACGATGTATATTATTCatatgggtttgaaaagacaccaaaccATCCCTgtcatggggccaaatgacgaatgaatcatcaacatatcgtagccaacatgtgggtttaagCATTGATGTGGagagtgctcgggtctcgaaaacttccataaagatattggcaattagtGCAGATTGGGGCactatttatttgtctgtagaattgattttacATCAGTATTTGACAGTAGTGAGAGTAGAAAATAATACcactaaagaaattgaaattaagcgaggtgtgagacaagggtgtatactgtcaccaaccctgtttaatctctattccgaagacgtaataaatagaacactctctgagcaatccgtaggtattaaaataaatggtgttagattaaacaatctgaaatttgccgacgacaccgttctgatcgcagaaacacttgaagagctacagacattggtgaataagatagcagactgcagcgaagaatatggattatctttgaacataaagaaaactaaatttatggtaatatcgaaatcaacacaaaatgtccaaaatttatatttacacaatgaaattatcgatcgagttagcaaatacaaatatttaggcacttttataaatgaagacaacgatggctcagcagaaatcaaaataagaacagaaaaagccagatccatattcactaaaatgaagagagtgttctgcagaagagatttgagccttgaaatgaaacttcgcctgatgagatgttacgtactttctgtgctgttctacggaatggagtcatggacgttgaaaaagattgataccaaaaaattagaggcatttgaactgtggatgtatcgcagaatcctgagaatatcatggaccgagagagtcacaaatgtcaaggtcttgagaagaatgaataaagaaaagaaagtcatatttacgatcaaaaaacaaaaactgcaatacttgggacacattacaagaggcgaaagatatgaactgcttcgaataattatgcaagggaaaatagcaggaaaaaggtccataggaagaagacgaaactcctggctaaagaatctacgggaatggtatagctgtagcagcaacgaattgtttcggtcagcagtttcgaaaatacgtatagccctgatgatcgccaatcttcagaacgaagatggcacttgaagaagaagaattgattttgaaagataaaataagtgttggacataaTGTTTAATGGAAGATAAGTAATCTTGCtaaatactgtatttagttttcagaatgattagagtttcgtctataggaatttttgtaaagagtgaaacgatattgaaacttactagaatgtttgacggtgagatagggtattgttttAGAATTTCGAtcaaatgaaaataattttttatgaagaATGAAGCATTTTCGGAGAGAGTTTGTAcagttttggccaagtacttaGCCAATGGTTGTATacggcagttgtatgcactgacaatgggatgTAAAGAAATATCAGGTTTGTGAAGTTTGGGTAGGCTTTATACTCGAGATATTCTGGAAGACTTTTCACTCGAGATATTCAagaggaattagagattgttttatgtcaactggaagagaggttttattgataatggctatTTTTGGTTTCTtcagataggttgttggattattattAATTGGTTTGTAATATGGAGTATTAATGAGATTTGTGAGTTTATCTAtataagaagaagtgtttagaATGACGGTGGTTGATTTTATtagatataaataaaagtttCCCATATGATGCCGACTTGGTGGACACTGGAAGccgaaaaaaaaagttattttttataaaaggttTTGCATAATCTAAAACTAAAAACACAACCATCAGATATCACTTTTTTATGACGTATacgaggtttgtcaaaaaatatgaatttgtcTCAagagtaaattacctttttatatattttacaatatcaaGAAAAATCTTTCCTGtggaagaatgaaaaaaaaaaattactaaaaaattcaCCGCAACTAAACGTAAATTAACATCAAAAGAGCCATTAATTTATGCAGTCGTGGATAATATGGTTATCAATGTAGATGAAGGTTCAGACAgcgaaatattttcaattaaattctAACAGCGAAAACAGCGATTTTGATATTTGAATTAAAACTGGTAAGAATATTTTTATAAGCTTTGACCACTaccgttaaaaaaaattattttacctATATACCTTATTATtagctttttaatttattagactattgttcattttaatatttataacgAATACTTCTCCTAATAACCTATTTAATCAATTACCTTAAACAACTTTGATATTAGTGCTCTGGTaataaatatattctaaaatCATTACTGTAATATGGAGTAttaattattttacaatttaaaaataaacttctaAAATAATAACGCCACATAAATGACCCTTTCTATCGCTTCTCTTGTTCGCGGTTTCAGATAAATATATTCTACTGTAGTTAattgaaaaatacaggaataaagaaCGCTCATATGGTATTCAGTGATCTTGTGAATGCATATGATAGTGTTGCTCTGGATATTCTGTATTGAATACTCAATAAGAAAGGAGTCCCCGGTGAATATACGAGTATAAAGATTGCGAGAGACATTTATGAGAGAGTAACAACTAGTTTTAGGACAACTGTGGAAGAGACGGATAAATTTCATGTAAAAGTAGAATTGCACCAATGCTGGGTGCTTGGTCCTTATTTATTCTCGTTAGTTGTGGATCAAATGACAGCGAAACTATAGGGTAATTTTCCgtggtgcttaatgtatgctgatgatgcTGTGTTAGTGGGAATTAGAGAAAGCGacttagaacaaaaactggaacagtggagCCAAATTCCTGAGGAtaaaggtttaaaacttagtaggataaaaacagagtatttggaatgttcaaTTACAGATGGAGTTACAGATAGAATAATATATTTGGATGGTGAAATTATTGTGAAAATGAATAGTTCTATGTATCTAGGATCGGTGTTATAGAGTAATGGGGAATAGATCGAGATGCATGGATGAATTGGAAGGAAGTAAGTAGTGTGTGAAATgaggtcattgagaagaatgatgcgcataccttgggtggatagagttcgaaacgataacgtccttaagagagccggcgtggtaagagaactctttgaattaattaaaaaacgcaagattggttaccttgggcacatattgagaggagcaaaatatgaaataccacagttaatcctacaagggaagatcgaaggtaggaggggagccggccgcaaacaattatcctggttaaggaatattaaagaatggacaggaatacacaatacaggcgaactgtgtcacgccgccaagaacagaattctagtaatgagatagtcgcctacgcactttggtgtatggcatgttaagaagaagaagaagtagtgtgttgtgtaaaataaaatttcaatgaAGCTGAATGGAAACTTCTAGAAAAAGGGGCCAAaggaccagctatgatgtacagAACTGAATGTTGagcagttaaaaagaaaaaggaaCAACAAATGAATGCAGAAAAAATGGGAATAATTAGATGGATAAGTGGAGTGACAAATAAGAATAAAACTACAAAGGAGTATAGTAGATAAAGTCCAGGGTGGTACCAATTGTTGCCAGGATGAGAGAGCATAGGTTCGACATAGTAGAGACATTAATCATCCAATATGAAGAATTACTGATCTGCGGGTTTCTGGAATTACCTTTAAGATTAAAACACAAATATCTCCATATATTTAGGTATAGATAAACCTTATATCATTTGAatgacttctttttttaatgtaattataaaatacatggtactttgtttaaaattatcgaCTTACTGTGGTCTGAAGTTTAAAGAAATGGCTAATTGCCATAGAGAAGCCAAAGATTGCCAAAGAAATTGCAATAAAATTGCAAAATTAGTAATTCGCGAAAAACTTGCAAATTTGATACGAATAATccaaaataaagaaaacttaaCTTTTTCAGATATGCCCAGTAGCATTTACAGTGTTACACCTAATTATCTGACTAAAATAATTCGTTCCCgcttttttaacatttatttgttcTTATAAAACATACGACCTACCTGAGGAAGTaatggtaataaaaataaataatagaaaaactcTAATCACTTTCATGATTTCACTAccggaattaaaaaaaaataaaaaataagattaaaaaaaatatcacgTTTTTATTAACTAATTTTCGATAAGTTATCTATATGTATATGGCATGTCTAGGTCTTATAAAGTAAAAGTGTGAGTTATCAGTATTAATCTAATAATCATTATCAATAAATTCTTGTGGATATTTCTTAATGGACgtgtatttaaaatattgttttttatttataaatacttaCTACACGATATTTTACAGATAAATTATCAGTTTcgatataatttaaatatctattgTCATtgatgtaaaattttttttatatggtaGCTCTTATACATACATGTTGGTTTAGAAATAATGAGTATTAATATACCTATAACattgataaacaaaaataacttacTGAAGTAGAAAAATTTATACTGAGATATAAACTGTTCttcgtattcttcttcttccttcttgtctGTAGACTTTAAAGcccgtttcttcttcaatattagaaCTGTTTCCGTTTTGTCCTTAGATTAAAGAAACCAGTTTCGTTAATCTAaggttttgtcacccatccatttatgttttctatattacatgctcttcttatgttttcgcttctctctttATCCAACATACTTTTCCGttatattcgtcggagtattttcatctcttgttttagatgtgtcagttGTCTCCGcagtgtatgttaatataggtctaattgctgctttattgattcttgtttttgtgtctcgTCTTAGGTGTTTGgttttccagattgtgtcattaagagatcccgtcgctttacttgcttttaagctttgttgtacttctttttcaacatctctttaactcatcatcatcactggctcgacaacccatTTTGGGTCTTGACCTCTTTTAGGATtcttctgatctgtttcgtgcttttttttccagttttttattttcaaggttgttatatcattttctatttgttctaagtatctcagcttcggccttcctcttcttctttttcctactggcatctgtttgaatattttgtttggtatttcgccttcttccattatttctacatgtcctatccaacgcagccgtcctattttaatgaatgttataatatccggatcctggtatattttgtatagttcagagttatatcttcttcgccatattccgttctTTTTGTGctcttatatatgtgtcgcaagaatTTTTTTCTTTATCTAGTCTTTTACATCTATCTATTCATATCTTCTATCATATCTTCTACATCTCtttaactagttatatctattctcagatatctaaaccttgcttcctgctttattatttttccatcaatttagATTTTACATCgcagtgggtatttagatgttgtcatacatttggttttttctgccgatattatcatattgtatttcttggctgttgtattgaagatgtgtatTAATCTTAGGAGCTCGTCTTTTGTCTCGACGATTAATgcagcgtcgtctgcataacataatatttgaatttctttgttccccattctgtaaccatgaccttaacgtactgtttgtattatttcgtccattattatattaaagagaagtggacttaactagtcaccctgtctgactccgctttgtaccgGTATACACTATGttatttttccatttatctttgctgTATTCGATTATAGAAGTaaatgtataatattgattggtatgtttcttttctGCAGTAGTTGTAAGACGTCTTTCACTTGGATGCGATCCAAAGCccttgtcaggtctataaaacatagatatgctggtttattgacGGTGTTCAGTAAATTTATACctttataattgttggggtcttctttatctcctttcctgaacattggtatcattatgttGTTTCTCCATGCATCTGGTATCTTgaagtgcaatattagtttttgaatAAGtgttgtcatctctagggttatactttctcctcggtgttttagaagctcgttggttattccgtctggtcctggcaagtttctatttttgagtgaatttatggctagttctacttcctgaaaactgatttctatttcgtgtcttaattcaggggCGTTATTgtcttgattattattttcctttcctttaaacagttccgtcaggtatctttcccatatagactgttaaaaatataaaaataagtctCCATGAAGGGAGGTTAGCGATTGCTTTTCTTTTCTGCAAGCCTTCTGTTCTACACTGGATATACTGGTCACACTCGCAATGAACCATAACACTCTTTTGGCTACTTTATTATTTATAGTAGTGACTTGTGTTTCCGGC containing:
- the LOC140436588 gene encoding pancreatic lipase-related protein 2-like, which produces MKVIRVFLLFIFITITSSDYASLKATEADIKIYLFTQQDLLHGTRLNISDKDEVDASAFSKDKDTVFYIHGWMDNNSSETLISTKDTYLSKYDVNMFLVDWGTFADNIIYNIAYDNVEAIGDIVGYAIEHLVQNTGVDLNRITIVGHSLGAHVAGVAGRILSGKLDHIVGLDPAGPLFTKENTKNRLTPESAQFVHVIHTCGGLLGYFDRIGDADYYPNGGKSQPGCILDVVGRCSHLLSIQYYLESVLTGNFKSRKCGSYDEFNSGMCNNSTISYMGQYNVDKEALGTYFLQTNIQSPYARN